A stretch of the Stegostoma tigrinum isolate sSteTig4 chromosome 34, sSteTig4.hap1, whole genome shotgun sequence genome encodes the following:
- the LOC125446441 gene encoding zinc finger protein 468-like: MEEKMFKCEVCDQAFAHSSTLVKHRRIHTGERPFRCEVCGRAFAQSSGLMYHRRLHTGEKPFTCEVCDKSFSHSSHFRRHQRMHTGEKLFKCEVCDKAFTSSSTLLNHQHTHTGDKPFKCEVCHKNFARLLTLVNHQRVHTGEKPFTCDVCHKSFSQLPNLRTHQRIHTGKKPFRCEVCEKTFTRSSDLLRHQRIHTGEKPFKCHVCNQAFTQPSTLLQHQRTHTGEKPFKCEVCDKGFAQLSGLLYHRRIHRR, from the coding sequence ATGGAAGAGAAAATGTTTAAGTGCGAGGTTTGTGACCAAGCCTTTGCACACTCATCAACACTTGTGAAACACCGACGgatccacactggggagagacctttcagGTGTGAGGTGTGCGGCAGGGCTTTTGCCCAGTCCTCTGGCCTCATGTATCATCGGCGtcttcacacaggggagaaaccattcacctgtgAGGTTTGCGACAAATCTTTCTCGCACTCTTCCCACTTTCGAAGGCACCAGCGCATGCACACCGGGGAGAAGCTGTTCAAATGTGAGGTTTGTGACAAAGCCTTTACTAGCTCCTCAACTCTCCTGAATCACCAGCACACCCACACAGGGGATAAACCCTTCAAGTGCGAGGTGTGTCACAAGAATTTTGCACGACTACTGACCCTGGTGAATCACCAACGTGTGCACAccggggagaagccattcacgtGTGACGTGTGTCACAAGTCATTCTCGCAGTTACCGAACCTCCGCACgcaccaacgcattcacacagggaAGAAGCCATTTCGCTGTGAGGTCTGTGAGAAGACTTTCACCCGGTCCTCTGATCTCCTGAGGCACCAGAGgatacacactggggagaaaccctTCAAATGCCATGTGTGTAACCAAGCATTCACACAGCCATCAACACTGCTGCAGCACCAGCGcactcacactggggagaagccgtTCAAGTGCGAGGTGTGCGATAAGGGATTTGCCCAGTTATCAGGCCTCCTGTATCATCGGCGCATTCACAGGAGATAA